The sequence TTAGGCACAGGGTTTTTTACGAAATCTTTCCAGCTGTTTCCGTGGATTATACCGTCCTTGACAGCTTCATCAAACATTTCGCATTTTGGCAATAATTGCAATATCCCGTATTGCGCATAATCCGAGCCTATTTTTATTGAAATTTCAACAAGTTTTTTAATATCATCCGGTGTTTTATGAGCAGGCAGGCCTATTATCCAGTTTGTAGATACTTCAATGCCGTATTTATGCGCAAGTTTTATCGATTTTTTAACCTGCTCGATTGTAACGCCCTTTTTTATTGTTTTAAGCCCTTCATCCGTGTAATCTTCAACTCCCAGTATTATCTGGGAACAACCGGACTTCCTCGCCAGTCTGATCATTTCTTCATTTATTTTATCCGCTCTGCCTCTGAAAATCCAGTTTATTTTCAAATTATTCGATAAAATTGCGTTCGAAATATCTATAACCCTTTGAGTAGAAATATTGAACAAATCGTCAAAAAAATAGAATTCAGTATAACCCTGGCTATAATATTGTTTTATCATTTCAGTCATATAACCTACTGAATGTGATCGGTATTTTTTTACCAGGACCTGGCAGAATGTGCATTGGTACGGGCATCCCCTGGAACTGCAGATATTTACCATCTTCTTTTCTGTTCCAAAGGTGCCTTTATATAAATCGCCTTTTATCAGGCCGTAAGCGGGGAATGGCAGGGAATCCAGGTCTTTTATATAGGCTATGTCAAACACGCCGTTTTTTGAAGAAACATTATTTTTAGTAAGCACGTATTCAATATTGTCCAGGGGTTCGCTTTTTGAAAGATTATCCAGAAGATTTAAAAAAGGGATTTCACCGTCGCCGATTATCACGCTGTCTATTTCTTTATGA is a genomic window of Elusimicrobiota bacterium containing:
- a CDS encoding B12-binding domain-containing radical SAM protein, which produces MYKIIKIKTLLINPPDLNFAKLSTGWNLEIDSIGMFPPYGLISLAAYIQKHSKHEIKVLDCKAEGNNFEFLESRIKEYQPDVIGITAFTYTFFDVLKSCKLIRQALPKAHICIGGPNVILFPEETILHKEIDSVIIGDGEIPFLNLLDNLSKSEPLDNIEYVLTKNNVSSKNGVFDIAYIKDLDSLPFPAYGLIKGDLYKGTFGTEKKMVNICSSRGCPYQCTFCQVLVKKYRSHSVGYMTEMIKQYYSQGYTEFYFFDDLFNISTQRVIDISNAILSNNLKINWIFRGRADKINEEMIRLARKSGCSQIILGVEDYTDEGLKTIKKGVTIEQVKKSIKLAHKYGIEVSTNWIIGLPAHKTPDDIKKLVEISIKIGSDYAQYGILQLLPKCEMFDEAVKDGIIHGNSWKDFVKNPVPNYQIEPYNKYISLDELSVLYKYCHTRFYRRIPYILKRLIKLKNFGQLKRMIKPAIRILFK